One window of Campylobacter sp. RM12651 genomic DNA carries:
- a CDS encoding glycerate kinase, with the protein MKALIICDSFKGSLSSKQANEAIKKSCDKLNINSIQLAISDGGEGFLESINDKINATKLYLNLKNAYGIRDYKGYYLLKENKAYFEMAEFAGLIALNENEKNPCKTSTISLGIAIKDAINNGANEFIIGIGGSATNDAGIGMLSALGYEFLDEFENILKPIGENLIKIAKINDKNVLKELKNCSFKIACDVKNPLYGENGAAYVYARQKGANDDEIKMLDLGLKNFAKVCKKYLTKDYSQFQGCGAAGGLGFGFKAFLNAEFESGFSYIKNLLNLEELIKNSDLIITGEGAFDNQSLMGKVIGEINQICKIYDKKLIIFCGLNNSDFKNCFSLTKAFSNKTKNELMQNSIAYQCLNELSFNVLQTFLAKK; encoded by the coding sequence ATGAAAGCATTAATTATTTGTGATAGCTTTAAAGGCTCTCTTAGTTCAAAACAAGCAAACGAAGCTATCAAAAAATCTTGCGATAAATTAAATATAAACTCAATTCAACTAGCTATTTCTGATGGTGGAGAAGGTTTTTTAGAAAGTATAAATGATAAAATCAATGCTACAAAACTCTATTTAAACTTAAAAAATGCTTATGGTATTAGAGATTATAAGGGTTATTATCTTTTAAAAGAAAATAAAGCATATTTTGAAATGGCAGAATTTGCAGGATTAATCGCTCTTAATGAAAATGAAAAAAATCCTTGCAAAACTAGCACAATTTCACTAGGTATTGCTATAAAAGACGCTATTAATAATGGTGCAAATGAGTTTATAATAGGCATTGGTGGCTCGGCTACAAATGATGCTGGAATAGGAATGCTAAGTGCTTTAGGATACGAATTTTTAGATGAATTTGAAAATATTTTAAAACCTATCGGAGAAAATCTAATAAAAATTGCAAAAATAAATGATAAAAATGTATTAAAAGAGCTTAAAAACTGCAGCTTTAAAATAGCTTGTGATGTGAAAAATCCACTATATGGAGAAAATGGTGCAGCGTATGTCTATGCAAGGCAAAAAGGTGCAAATGATGATGAAATTAAAATGCTTGATTTGGGTTTAAAAAATTTTGCAAAAGTTTGTAAAAAATATTTAACTAAAGATTATTCACAATTTCAAGGTTGTGGGGCTGCTGGTGGGCTTGGATTTGGCTTTAAAGCATTTTTAAATGCAGAATTTGAAAGTGGATTTTCATACATTAAAAACCTTTTAAATCTTGAAGAATTGATTAAAAACTCTGATTTAATAATAACAGGAGAAGGTGCTTTTGATAATCAAAGTTTGATGGGAAAAGTAATCGGAGAAATTAATCAAATTTGTAAAATTTATGATAAAAAATTAATAATATTTTGTGGTTTAAATAATAGTGATTTTAAAAATTGCTTTTCTTTAACAAAAGCATTTTCTAATAAAACAAAAAATGAATTAATGCAAAATAGCATTGCCTATCAATGCTTAAATGAGCTTTCGTTTAATGTATTGCAAACTTTTCTTGCTAAAAAATAA